A window from Luteibacter flocculans encodes these proteins:
- a CDS encoding glycosyltransferase family 4 protein has protein sequence MKIAMVLPGGVDRGGEARVIPVFLALIERLARVHEVHVFALHQEKEPGIWPLRGATIHNIGEGRTVWRAIGAVIAEHRKAPFHLVHAIFSGHCSFIAVAAATWLRLPSLVHIAGGELVALDAIGYGGRRTWRGRLREAIVLRLAHVVTAASRPILDALRTLGIEARRMPLGVDTAAWTPRAPRPRGDGPARLIHVASLNKVKDQGTLLRALAKLIHAGMAIELHMIGVDTLAGEAARLAQHLGIERQVSFLGFRTQRELLPLLAEADLLVMSSLHEAGPLVTLEAAVLGVPTVGTAVGHIAEWSPSAAVAVPPGDVHALADAIHRVLDDDGLRMRLAAEAQRRALAEDADYTASTFLAIYAERVAGSRHG, from the coding sequence ATGAAGATCGCCATGGTGTTGCCGGGCGGCGTGGATCGCGGTGGCGAGGCGCGCGTCATACCAGTGTTTCTTGCGCTCATCGAGCGCCTCGCGCGCGTTCACGAGGTTCATGTGTTCGCGCTGCATCAGGAAAAAGAGCCCGGCATCTGGCCGCTGCGTGGTGCCACCATCCACAATATTGGCGAAGGTCGCACGGTCTGGCGCGCCATCGGCGCGGTGATCGCCGAGCACCGCAAGGCGCCGTTTCATCTGGTCCATGCGATCTTCTCCGGGCACTGCAGCTTCATCGCCGTGGCAGCTGCGACGTGGTTGCGCCTCCCCAGCCTCGTGCATATCGCAGGCGGCGAACTGGTAGCACTCGATGCCATCGGGTACGGCGGCCGCCGCACATGGCGTGGACGGTTGCGCGAGGCGATCGTGTTGCGTCTTGCCCACGTCGTCACGGCGGCCAGTCGGCCTATTCTGGATGCGCTGCGCACACTTGGCATCGAGGCGCGGCGGATGCCATTGGGTGTGGACACGGCGGCGTGGACACCGCGCGCCCCGCGTCCGCGTGGCGACGGCCCGGCACGCCTTATCCACGTCGCGAGCCTCAACAAGGTGAAGGACCAGGGCACGTTGCTGCGAGCGCTGGCCAAGCTGATCCATGCCGGCATGGCGATCGAACTGCACATGATCGGCGTGGACACGCTGGCCGGTGAGGCGGCGCGTCTGGCACAGCACCTGGGCATCGAACGCCAGGTGAGCTTTCTCGGCTTTCGCACGCAGCGCGAGTTGCTTCCTTTGCTTGCGGAGGCCGACCTGCTGGTGATGTCGTCCTTGCACGAGGCGGGCCCGCTGGTGACGTTGGAGGCGGCCGTGCTGGGCGTGCCTACGGTGGGCACCGCTGTCGGGCACATCGCCGAGTGGTCGCCATCGGCCGCCGTGGCTGTACCGCCGGGTGACGTGCATGCACTGGCAGACGCGATCCATCGCGTGCTCGACGACGACGGCTTGCGCATGCGTCTGGCTGCCGAGGCGCAACGACGCGCGCTGGCCGAAGACGCCGATTACACCGCGAGCACCTTTCTGGCGATCTATGCAGAGCGGGTTGCAGGCTCGCGCCACGGCTAA
- a CDS encoding ATP-binding cassette domain-containing protein — translation MRDSAPRTPSLRVLWDSLPRGVGPTLALYVALSLGGALAGSVAAVLLVPLVQPSDGVALPHFLAMLPGGEAAIGAFVAASALFAVLRWQAARLGAHLVANYGLSLRRRVQARLVDAPLVRLAGTTSAEIANVLTHNVEIAVQGFTALQQLLVAGTTAAVSLAFAFWVSPPLMLAAPAIALVGFLVSRTFGREQAEVSRRYVADMTHLFWQSEDVPRRLRHLRSYGREAAEKARYAEAAAQLGRGYARQLELVASGRLLLEWTATVGIAGLFVLARHWKGVDTSSLIAVCLLLGRLLPYLVSTRQSFQQLHSAIPALDLWRSYMAVEADAPSRSDADAFADTETIRIDRVRVCPPAGGIELADLVLAPGELTFIAGDSGVGKSSLVDVLAGMLPPVVFAARAGGVPLDFEAYRARVRRGAYVSQGVRPWQRTVRECLAWAAPKADETRLREALADVGLLRRLDDDPAGLDLPLMGSANRLSGGELQRLLLAQVLLREPRLAVLDEATSALDAASELAVLGALKRRLPHTTLLVVSHRPGVAVLADRQVVLGDVRAAVTALPSAPSADRSIAQ, via the coding sequence GTGCGTGATTCGGCGCCTCGCACGCCGTCGCTGCGCGTCTTGTGGGACAGCCTGCCGCGCGGCGTGGGGCCGACACTCGCCCTCTACGTGGCGCTGTCGCTCGGCGGCGCTCTCGCCGGCAGCGTGGCTGCCGTTCTGCTGGTGCCGTTGGTGCAACCGTCCGACGGCGTGGCACTGCCGCATTTTCTCGCCATGCTTCCCGGTGGCGAAGCAGCGATCGGTGCCTTCGTGGCGGCGTCCGCGCTGTTTGCGGTACTCCGCTGGCAGGCGGCGCGCCTGGGCGCGCACCTCGTCGCGAACTACGGCTTGAGCCTGCGCCGCCGCGTGCAGGCTCGTCTGGTCGATGCGCCGCTGGTGCGGCTGGCGGGCACCACGTCGGCGGAGATTGCCAACGTGCTTACGCACAACGTGGAGATCGCCGTCCAGGGTTTCACCGCGTTGCAGCAGTTGCTGGTGGCAGGAACCACCGCAGCGGTGAGTCTGGCTTTCGCCTTCTGGGTATCGCCGCCACTGATGCTCGCTGCGCCCGCCATCGCCCTGGTCGGGTTCCTGGTGTCGCGTACCTTCGGGCGCGAGCAGGCCGAGGTCAGCCGGCGATACGTGGCCGACATGACCCATCTGTTCTGGCAAAGTGAGGACGTGCCGCGTCGGTTGCGTCACCTGCGCTCCTATGGCCGCGAGGCCGCGGAGAAAGCGCGTTACGCCGAGGCAGCCGCGCAACTCGGGCGAGGTTACGCGCGCCAGCTCGAACTCGTGGCCTCGGGGCGCCTGCTGCTGGAATGGACGGCCACCGTTGGCATCGCCGGATTGTTCGTCCTGGCTCGGCATTGGAAGGGCGTGGACACATCCTCGCTCATCGCCGTGTGTCTTCTGCTCGGGCGCCTGTTGCCGTACCTCGTGTCCACTCGGCAAAGCTTCCAGCAATTGCATTCGGCCATTCCCGCGCTGGATCTGTGGCGGTCGTACATGGCCGTGGAAGCCGATGCGCCGTCTCGGTCGGACGCCGATGCGTTTGCCGACACAGAAACCATCCGGATCGACCGCGTGCGGGTCTGTCCGCCGGCTGGTGGCATCGAACTCGCGGACCTCGTGCTTGCGCCGGGCGAGCTGACCTTCATCGCTGGCGACTCGGGCGTCGGCAAGAGCAGTCTCGTCGACGTGCTGGCGGGCATGCTGCCGCCCGTCGTTTTCGCCGCACGGGCGGGAGGGGTGCCGCTCGACTTCGAGGCGTATCGCGCGCGGGTGCGGCGCGGCGCCTATGTAAGCCAGGGCGTCCGGCCCTGGCAGCGCACCGTGCGTGAATGCCTGGCCTGGGCGGCACCGAAGGCGGATGAGACCAGGCTGCGCGAGGCGCTTGCCGACGTGGGCCTGCTTCGCCGTCTGGACGATGACCCGGCGGGGCTCGACCTGCCACTGATGGGTTCGGCGAATCGTCTCTCCGGGGGCGAACTGCAACGCCTGTTGCTGGCCCAGGTGCTGCTTCGCGAGCCGCGCCTGGCGGTGCTCGATGAGGCCACCAGTGCGCTCGACGCCGCGTCGGAGCTGGCTGTGCTCGGTGCGTTGAAGCGGCGTCTGCCCCACACGACGCTATTGGTCGTGTCGCATCGTCCGGGCGTGGCGGTCCTGGCCGACCGGCAGGTGGTCCTCGGTGACGTCCGGGCGGCGGTCACGGCTCTCCCATCCGCCCCCTCCGCCGATCGGTCTATTGCCCAATAG
- a CDS encoding B12-binding domain-containing radical SAM protein yields the protein MLKIQVGHSYFVRYDRKQWERGKPYPPLATIQIAALLRRMGHEPSLFDAMLADGVEDYATALHDARPDLVVFYEDNFNFLTKMCLGRMREAACRMIGEARAAGARVIVAGSDASDHPEPFLAAGADVVLIGEGIAALTALVERFEREPHANAQAWADGLPGVATMVEGKPHVVRMGPVPPDPRVVGQPAWDLLDIERYRTFWRQRHGYFSLNMAASRGCPFRCNWCAKPIWGNYYNQRSAEEVAAEMTYLKQAFAPDHIWMADDIFGFHVDWVDRLATLLHEANGSVPFTIQTRADLASERMVAALAKAGCAEAWIGAESGSQRVLDRMTKGTHVPDLVAARKRLGAAGIRVGFFIQLGYLGEELDDLLATRELVTRAAPDDVGVSVSYPLPGTKFFEEVKAQLGAKTHWDDSADLAMMFRGVYDSEFYRRFRDLLHEQVNLQQGERDECAVVALRAGWDALIASERSHRSERPTLPRLAPQNVALPL from the coding sequence ATGCTGAAGATCCAGGTAGGCCACTCCTATTTCGTTCGCTACGACAGGAAGCAATGGGAACGCGGCAAACCCTACCCCCCGCTCGCCACGATCCAGATCGCCGCGCTGCTGCGCCGCATGGGCCACGAACCCTCGCTGTTCGACGCCATGCTTGCCGACGGCGTCGAAGATTACGCCACGGCGCTGCACGACGCGCGACCGGACCTGGTCGTGTTCTACGAAGACAATTTCAACTTCCTCACGAAGATGTGCCTCGGCCGCATGCGCGAAGCGGCGTGCCGCATGATCGGCGAAGCGCGGGCCGCAGGCGCGCGCGTGATCGTGGCCGGGTCGGACGCCTCCGACCATCCCGAGCCCTTCCTTGCTGCCGGTGCCGATGTGGTGTTGATCGGCGAAGGCATCGCCGCACTGACCGCCCTCGTCGAACGCTTCGAGCGCGAGCCTCATGCAAATGCGCAGGCATGGGCAGACGGCTTACCGGGCGTGGCGACGATGGTGGAGGGTAAGCCCCATGTCGTGCGCATGGGGCCAGTGCCACCCGATCCGCGCGTGGTCGGCCAGCCCGCCTGGGATCTGCTCGACATCGAGCGCTATCGGACGTTCTGGCGGCAGCGCCATGGCTATTTCAGCCTCAACATGGCGGCGTCCCGCGGCTGCCCGTTCCGTTGCAACTGGTGCGCAAAACCCATCTGGGGCAATTACTACAACCAGCGCTCCGCCGAAGAAGTCGCCGCGGAGATGACCTATCTCAAGCAGGCCTTCGCACCCGACCACATCTGGATGGCCGACGACATCTTCGGCTTTCACGTCGACTGGGTGGATCGGCTCGCTACGTTGCTGCACGAAGCGAACGGCTCGGTGCCGTTCACTATCCAGACGCGTGCGGATCTCGCCAGTGAACGCATGGTCGCTGCCCTGGCAAAAGCCGGCTGCGCCGAGGCGTGGATCGGCGCGGAAAGCGGCAGCCAGCGCGTCCTCGACCGCATGACCAAGGGCACCCATGTACCCGACCTCGTCGCCGCGCGGAAGCGCCTCGGCGCAGCCGGCATCCGCGTCGGCTTCTTCATCCAGCTGGGTTATCTCGGCGAGGAACTCGACGACCTGCTCGCTACGCGCGAACTCGTCACGCGCGCCGCACCGGACGACGTCGGGGTCAGCGTGTCCTATCCCCTGCCTGGCACGAAGTTCTTCGAGGAAGTGAAGGCGCAGCTCGGTGCAAAGACGCACTGGGACGACAGCGCCGACCTCGCGATGATGTTTCGTGGCGTATACGACTCCGAGTTCTATCGGCGCTTCCGCGATCTTCTGCACGAGCAGGTGAACCTGCAACAGGGCGAACGGGACGAATGCGCCGTCGTAGCCTTGCGTGCCGGCTGGGATGCCTTGATCGCCAGCGAGCGAAGCCATCGCAGCGAGCGACCGACGCTGCCACGGCTCGCGCCGCAAAACGTGGCGTTGCCGCTGTGA
- a CDS encoding serine kinase translates to MMIRDDVFPCADPAADPFGERLMPAVCMSRHVLGGRFRFESDSAELLSLVESAYGRLPAHRFAHMSPEFRIELRVVRRGDKASAAEPPPVHMQSGMGLFGGVVDAWNYVLLSPAQRRGLIVVSEDRLQFPYHVRYELIEFAVFLLAARVQNLVPLHGACVGSDGHGVLLLGASGAGKSTLSLQALLEGMDFLAEDGVFVHPESLLATGVANFIHLKQEALRFVDNPSTRQWVETSPTIRRRSGVVKHEVDLRDGPGRAAAAPLRLAAAVIVSSQPADDPKRLLVPLPWERVAWTLAADQPYAAAQPGWDRFVQRVARLGVYELRRGAHPRDAVAVLRHLVDKASRVASGRA, encoded by the coding sequence ATGATGATTCGCGACGACGTTTTCCCTTGCGCAGACCCCGCGGCGGATCCCTTCGGCGAGCGACTTATGCCGGCCGTGTGCATGAGTCGGCACGTGCTGGGTGGCCGCTTCCGCTTCGAGAGCGACAGCGCGGAGCTGCTGTCGCTTGTGGAGTCGGCGTATGGCCGCCTGCCGGCGCATCGGTTTGCCCACATGTCGCCGGAGTTCCGCATCGAGCTGCGCGTCGTCAGGCGCGGCGACAAGGCGAGTGCGGCAGAGCCACCACCCGTCCACATGCAGAGCGGCATGGGCTTATTCGGTGGCGTGGTGGACGCGTGGAACTACGTGCTGCTGTCGCCCGCGCAACGGCGTGGCCTGATCGTCGTCTCGGAAGACCGGCTGCAATTTCCTTATCACGTGCGCTACGAGCTGATCGAATTCGCCGTGTTTCTCCTTGCCGCGCGTGTGCAGAATCTCGTGCCATTGCATGGTGCGTGCGTCGGCAGCGACGGACATGGCGTGCTGTTGCTGGGCGCGAGCGGCGCTGGCAAGTCCACGTTGTCGTTGCAGGCGTTGTTGGAAGGCATGGACTTCCTCGCTGAGGATGGCGTCTTCGTACATCCGGAGAGCCTTCTCGCCACCGGCGTCGCCAACTTTATTCACCTGAAGCAGGAGGCGCTGCGCTTCGTCGACAACCCGTCAACGCGACAGTGGGTCGAAACCTCGCCGACCATTCGGCGCCGCAGCGGCGTGGTGAAGCACGAGGTCGATCTGCGCGACGGTCCGGGCCGCGCGGCGGCTGCTCCACTGCGTCTGGCCGCGGCAGTCATCGTCTCGTCGCAACCGGCCGACGATCCGAAGCGATTGCTCGTCCCATTGCCGTGGGAGCGCGTCGCCTGGACGCTTGCCGCCGACCAGCCTTATGCGGCAGCACAGCCGGGATGGGATCGTTTCGTGCAGCGCGTGGCACGCCTCGGCGTCTACGAGCTGCGTCGGGGCGCGCATCCACGTGACGCAGTGGCCGTGCTGCGGCACCTCGTGGACAAGGCGAGCAGGGTAGCGTCGGGCCGTGCGTGA
- a CDS encoding B12-binding domain-containing radical SAM protein has protein sequence MMHSPNTLLVNPTITSRASARFPLSLLHLSAALDRTGTSQIVDGNVDRDIVAATLRALDERRFDAVGISVMGGPQMAPSIEVSNAIRERHPHLPIVWGGYFPTLYTDTALSAPYVDYAIRGQGEESLPELLAALGRGETDLSRIGGLSWKRDGAVVHNPNRRFSLGDSGIVLPYDKLGDPRRYLAPTFLGRRTAAHQAAIGCRFRCTFCGVAAMFGGTTALPTVARLERDLGYLKHTLGADSIQFFDHNFFDREEDMVPLLEVMAKLELPWWCYARSDALLKLSESSWKLVRKSRLRMAYIGAESPSGAMLKEIRKGTRPDQTLEVAELCRRHGVIPELSFMVAPPENTEAETLQTFEFIRELKKINPQSEIIVYIYTPLPESSRHEKDRGKRPSTPLRDLQGDPVVFPTTPEEWTEKHWVDYACHADAPWLSDDLRRHIQDFVTVLRCRFPTVQDLRSPPWAKRGLSAVAAWRYHRRRYDKPWELNLANRLVRLRLPQVSGL, from the coding sequence ATGATGCATTCCCCGAACACCTTGCTGGTCAATCCGACCATCACCTCGCGCGCCAGCGCGCGTTTCCCACTGTCGTTGCTGCATCTTTCGGCGGCGCTCGATCGCACGGGCACGAGCCAGATCGTGGATGGCAATGTGGATCGCGACATCGTCGCCGCGACGCTGCGTGCGCTCGACGAGCGTCGCTTCGACGCGGTCGGCATCAGCGTGATGGGCGGGCCGCAGATGGCGCCGTCGATCGAGGTGTCGAACGCCATACGCGAACGCCACCCGCATCTTCCGATCGTGTGGGGCGGGTACTTTCCGACCCTTTACACGGATACTGCGCTGTCCGCGCCGTATGTCGACTACGCCATTCGCGGGCAGGGTGAGGAAAGCCTGCCGGAGTTGCTGGCTGCGCTCGGCCGCGGCGAGACGGATCTCTCGCGCATCGGCGGGCTGTCGTGGAAGCGCGACGGCGCCGTGGTCCACAACCCCAACAGGCGTTTCTCGCTGGGCGATAGCGGCATCGTGCTGCCTTACGACAAGCTGGGCGACCCGCGCCGTTATCTGGCGCCCACGTTCCTTGGACGACGCACGGCGGCCCATCAGGCGGCCATCGGCTGCCGTTTCCGCTGCACGTTCTGCGGTGTGGCGGCGATGTTCGGCGGCACGACGGCCCTGCCGACCGTGGCACGTCTCGAACGCGACTTGGGTTATCTGAAACACACGCTAGGCGCGGATTCCATCCAGTTCTTCGACCACAACTTCTTCGATCGCGAGGAAGACATGGTGCCGCTGCTGGAAGTGATGGCGAAGCTGGAACTGCCGTGGTGGTGCTATGCGCGCTCCGACGCGCTGCTCAAGCTATCGGAGAGTTCCTGGAAACTGGTGCGCAAGAGCCGTCTGCGCATGGCGTACATCGGCGCGGAGTCGCCGAGCGGTGCCATGCTGAAGGAAATCCGCAAGGGTACGCGCCCCGACCAGACGCTGGAGGTGGCCGAGCTGTGCCGTCGCCATGGCGTGATTCCCGAGCTGTCGTTCATGGTCGCGCCGCCCGAGAACACGGAAGCGGAAACGCTGCAGACCTTCGAGTTCATCCGTGAACTGAAGAAGATCAATCCGCAGTCGGAAATCATCGTCTACATCTACACGCCGCTGCCCGAGAGCAGCCGGCACGAGAAGGATCGCGGCAAGCGACCGTCCACGCCCCTGCGCGACCTGCAGGGCGATCCGGTGGTGTTTCCCACCACACCGGAAGAATGGACGGAGAAGCACTGGGTGGATTACGCCTGCCATGCCGACGCGCCGTGGTTGAGCGATGACCTGCGTCGGCATATCCAGGATTTCGTGACGGTGTTGCGTTGCCGTTTTCCCACCGTGCAGGACCTGCGTTCGCCGCCGTGGGCCAAGCGCGGCCTGAGCGCCGTGGCCGCCTGGCGTTACCACCGCCGTCGCTACGACAAGCCGTGGGAACTGAATCTCGCCAACCGGCTGGTGCGCCTGCGGCTGCCGCAAGTATCCGGGCTCTAG
- a CDS encoding glycosyltransferase family 4 protein has product MHTALVNFPLAPAGLAPDEVLTRWPSLRDIAEIVASAGTRVTVVQMAEADARIQRDGIDYRFIDARGMRGARHLGRRVAHALAEIGVDLVHVHGLGFARHASSLRRHLPGPPILIQDHADGAPRGWRRLAWRGWYRAASAVAFTSLAQAAPFAPLLDRRTHIYAIAESTSRFTPGDREAARGACGLHGDPCIVSVGHLAAGKDPLTMLDGVARAVERLPGLQLWCAFGTAPLLDKVRERIAGDERLAERVHLLGRVPHAEIEQFMRSADLFVSASLAEGAGYSLLEAMACGAVPVVTDIPAFREVTGGGQVGRLWPPGDAAAFGEALVAAAYTAADRRAVREHFDATLSFSALGRQWASAYASLLGEDRA; this is encoded by the coding sequence ATGCACACCGCGCTGGTCAACTTTCCGCTCGCCCCCGCGGGGCTCGCACCTGACGAGGTACTCACGCGGTGGCCGTCGTTGCGCGATATCGCCGAGATCGTGGCGAGTGCCGGCACGCGCGTCACCGTCGTGCAGATGGCCGAGGCCGATGCGCGCATCCAGCGCGACGGCATCGACTATCGCTTCATCGACGCGCGCGGCATGCGCGGTGCGCGCCATCTCGGGCGGCGCGTGGCGCACGCTCTGGCGGAGATCGGTGTCGATCTCGTCCACGTGCATGGCCTTGGTTTCGCCCGTCATGCCTCGTCGTTGCGCCGGCACCTCCCCGGGCCGCCTATCCTTATCCAGGACCACGCCGATGGCGCACCGCGCGGTTGGCGGCGACTGGCGTGGCGCGGCTGGTATCGCGCGGCCTCCGCCGTGGCGTTCACGTCGCTGGCACAAGCAGCGCCATTCGCTCCTCTTCTTGACCGGCGCACGCACATCTATGCCATTGCGGAAAGCACCAGCCGCTTCACGCCGGGCGACCGCGAAGCGGCGCGGGGTGCCTGCGGACTCCATGGCGATCCTTGCATCGTGTCGGTCGGTCATCTCGCCGCTGGCAAGGACCCGTTGACGATGCTGGATGGCGTGGCGCGTGCCGTTGAACGCCTCCCTGGGCTGCAACTGTGGTGCGCCTTCGGCACTGCGCCGCTGCTCGACAAGGTGCGTGAACGCATCGCCGGCGACGAACGTCTTGCGGAGCGCGTGCATTTGCTGGGGCGCGTGCCGCACGCCGAGATCGAACAATTCATGCGCTCCGCGGACCTCTTCGTGTCCGCCAGCCTCGCCGAGGGTGCGGGGTATTCTCTGCTCGAAGCGATGGCGTGCGGTGCGGTTCCGGTGGTGACGGATATTCCCGCCTTTCGCGAGGTGACCGGGGGTGGTCAGGTTGGCCGGCTATGGCCGCCCGGCGATGCCGCCGCGTTCGGCGAGGCGCTCGTCGCTGCCGCCTATACTGCGGCCGATCGGCGCGCAGTCCGCGAGCATTTCGATGCGACGCTTTCGTTCAGCGCATTGGGCCGCCAGTGGGCGTCTGCCTATGCGTCGCTGCTGGGCGAGGATCGCGCATGA
- a CDS encoding class I SAM-dependent methyltransferase, with translation MNSVPILAPAEAYALWAADYPAHAHNPVMQAEERAMLALLPANLHGLSILDAGCGSGRYMRHAIARCAAQVLGVDLSDAMLARATETLGHAAHVGLMQGSLDALPLTNDVADLTLCGLTIGHLEHLEPALGELCRVTKLGGTILCSDVHPTGHALGWLRDFKAGGRRYAARHTPHLYSHWHAACARLGLAIERVVEPMLDPADIPDGARFDASALHVPVALVFRLRRIGGASPAGLP, from the coding sequence ATGAACAGTGTGCCCATCCTGGCGCCCGCCGAGGCGTATGCGCTGTGGGCGGCCGACTATCCGGCGCATGCACACAATCCGGTGATGCAGGCCGAGGAACGCGCCATGCTCGCCCTGCTTCCGGCGAACCTGCATGGCCTGTCGATCCTGGATGCCGGCTGCGGCAGCGGTCGATACATGCGCCACGCCATCGCACGCTGTGCCGCGCAGGTCCTGGGCGTGGATCTCTCGGACGCGATGCTGGCGCGCGCCACCGAGACGCTCGGCCATGCAGCGCACGTCGGCCTGATGCAGGGCAGCCTCGACGCGTTGCCGCTGACGAATGACGTAGCCGACCTGACGCTTTGCGGGCTGACGATCGGGCATCTGGAGCACCTCGAACCGGCGCTCGGCGAGCTGTGTCGCGTGACAAAGCTCGGCGGCACGATCCTGTGCAGCGATGTGCATCCCACCGGCCATGCGTTGGGCTGGCTACGCGACTTCAAGGCAGGCGGTCGCCGTTACGCGGCGCGTCACACGCCCCATCTCTACAGCCACTGGCATGCGGCCTGCGCGCGTCTCGGTCTCGCGATCGAGCGAGTGGTCGAGCCGATGCTCGATCCCGCCGATATTCCCGACGGAGCGCGCTTCGACGCCAGCGCGCTGCATGTGCCGGTGGCGCTGGTCTTCCGTCTGCGCCGCATCGGCGGTGCTTCTCCCGCGGGTCTCCCATGA
- a CDS encoding nucleotidyltransferase family protein, with protein MSASSLPPLKQVRHGLRRTTETLATELALARPGNDMPAWTAVEWQLATAAAVAHGISPLLCRFSTWQHPAWRRFLVEQRQHVALRHERIASLLARIHEGAQALGIPLVALKGAALHALGLYAPGDRPMADVDLLVEDRHADATAALLVSLGYTEAFAQWKHRVFKPQDGRAVATLGEHSDTPINIELHTRVHERLPVSTVDITAQVWPHDAQPGLNAYPGMGALMAHLLLHAAGNLCGRSLRLIHLNDIALLATRMRHEDWAVLWAAQTPWWAYPPLRLVARYYRDAVPAPVLARLRTDCPVVLRTAMRTRRITDVSCSNLWLHALPGVEWSRTPGEAARLLGQRLRPTKEAIEERADMVRTQVWLQGQDWVTQGHRRRLLTWLTRPIPRMDTLYVVRKALEHVAA; from the coding sequence GTGAGCGCGTCGTCGCTGCCGCCACTGAAACAGGTCAGGCACGGTTTGCGCCGCACGACCGAGACGCTCGCCACGGAACTCGCGCTGGCCCGGCCGGGTAACGACATGCCGGCGTGGACCGCCGTGGAATGGCAACTCGCCACCGCAGCCGCCGTCGCGCACGGCATCTCGCCCCTGCTCTGCCGCTTCTCCACCTGGCAGCACCCGGCATGGCGGCGGTTCCTGGTCGAGCAGCGCCAGCACGTGGCGCTACGGCACGAGCGCATCGCGTCGTTGCTCGCGCGCATTCACGAGGGTGCGCAAGCCCTAGGGATCCCGCTGGTAGCGCTGAAAGGCGCCGCGCTGCACGCCCTTGGGCTGTATGCGCCAGGCGATCGCCCGATGGCCGACGTCGATCTGCTCGTGGAGGATCGGCACGCCGATGCGACCGCCGCGCTGCTCGTCTCGCTCGGTTATACCGAGGCCTTCGCGCAGTGGAAGCACCGCGTGTTCAAGCCTCAGGACGGTCGTGCGGTCGCCACGTTGGGAGAACACAGCGACACGCCGATCAACATCGAGCTGCATACGCGCGTGCACGAGCGACTTCCCGTCAGCACGGTCGACATTACCGCGCAGGTCTGGCCGCACGACGCGCAACCGGGCCTCAATGCGTATCCCGGCATGGGTGCGTTGATGGCGCATCTGCTGCTGCATGCGGCGGGCAATCTCTGCGGGCGCAGCCTGCGCCTCATCCATCTCAACGACATCGCGCTATTGGCGACGCGCATGCGCCACGAGGACTGGGCCGTGCTATGGGCGGCGCAAACGCCCTGGTGGGCCTACCCGCCCTTACGCCTCGTCGCCCGCTACTACCGCGACGCCGTTCCCGCGCCCGTGCTGGCAAGGCTGCGCACGGATTGTCCCGTCGTGCTGCGCACGGCCATGCGTACACGGCGCATCACCGACGTGTCGTGCTCGAATCTCTGGCTGCATGCGTTGCCGGGAGTCGAGTGGTCGCGTACGCCGGGCGAAGCGGCACGCCTGCTCGGCCAGCGTCTGCGGCCCACGAAGGAAGCCATCGAAGAACGCGCGGACATGGTGCGTACACAGGTCTGGCTGCAAGGGCAGGACTGGGTCACCCAGGGCCATCGCCGCCGCCTGCTCACCTGGCTGACGCGCCCGATTCCACGTATGGATACCTTGTACGTCGTGCGTAAAGCCCTGGAACACGTCGCCGCTTAG